GGCTAATTCACTTTCGGTAATGGCAAACGGAAAAATGTGCACCGGAATAACCGCCTGGCCGGCCGCCCGCGCCGTGATGGCCAGTAGGTACACTTCCTCAATGCCGGCGTCGGTGATGGGCAGGCAGCCCACCGTGACTTCGCCGCCGTGGATGAAAATATCGCCGCCGGGCTCGGGCTCGCCCAGGGCGCGGTCGGCGGCGTTGGGATAGTTCAGGCCAAGCGAGAGGTGGTAGTTGCTCTTGGGGTTGAAGCGGTCGATTTCGTAGAAGCCCTCGGGCACCTGGTAGTCGCCGGCCCGGCGCTTGGGGCCAAGGCTGCCCGAGGTGGCCGCCAGCGGGTAGCAGTGCAGCAACTCAAACGGGCCGGCGCCCTGGTTGCGGGCCCATACCTCCAGTTCGCGGCGCGTTTTGATGAGACGGAAGAAGATTTCCAGCCGCCGGGCGTCGAGGGAGTGGGCGCGCAGGCGATTAGCAACTGTGGGCCCGGCCGTGGCCTGCGCCGCCCGCACCCGCGGAAACTGCAGTTGCTGCTGCCAGAAGGCGAGTGAATGAGCGCGGGTCAAGCTGTCGG
This region of Hymenobacter sedentarius genomic DNA includes:
- a CDS encoding L,D-transpeptidase family protein; amino-acid sequence: MLRRLSCCVFVALPIYKLSAQSCTTSTDSLTRAHSLAFWQQQLQFPRVRAAQATAGPTVANRLRAHSLDARRLEIFFRLIKTRRELEVWARNQGAGPFELLHCYPLAATSGSLGPKRRAGDYQVPEGFYEIDRFNPKSNYHLSLGLNYPNAADRALGEPEPGGDIFIHGGEVTVGCLPITDAGIEEVYLLAITARAAGQAVIPVHIFPFAITESELAKHPASPHQAFWRGLMPGYAYFEKHHEPAPPAQLAAAGH